Within the Acinonyx jubatus isolate Ajub_Pintada_27869175 chromosome E4, VMU_Ajub_asm_v1.0, whole genome shotgun sequence genome, the region ACAGGCCCTCGTCTATGAAAGAGCCTCTGGGCAGGGTGTTAACACTCTGAGTTCTGACCTCAAAGATGAACACAGACCTGTGGAACATAGTTCCTAAAGAAGACAGAGCAAGAATATCTGGGAAGATACAAAGAACATGTAGAAAAGGGAACCAAAGACACAACTAAACACACCTCTTCTGAGGCTGCAGAGGCTGTCACTCTCTGTACGGGACAAATAGGGAAACCTGAACAAGACCCTGGAGGCAATCCACCTGACTTCAGCACTTCTAAAAATCCTTCAACATGCCAGGTCTTAGACTTGggcttttaaaatcctttctcaATTCAAAAttcatcccccccgccccctgccccccagaacAGTCTGCTTCTTACCACTTGACCGGATGTTGATGAATGGGTAGTTAGGCATCACCAGCTTGTTGAAGTTAAATTTGTAAGTAaatcttttcccttttgttttatgAAGGATCCTCTTGTTATAATAGTATCTGTAAAAATAGGAATACGTGCCAATTTACCTTCTAGCTACTGACAGTTCTTGATACGCTTCGGTAACCGCCGAGACAAACGGTTCTTGCtctaaattacatggaaacatcACTATCCTTCCGCAGCCTGGCCTTCAGGTTAGGGCTGGGAGACCTAAGAGCTTCCATTTCCCATTCCATTTTCAAACTAGGCTCTAGTGCCTGGCTAGGGCTTTACAAAGACAGTCGCGCTCTCAGATCCTGAACACCTATCCCAGCCCCAGCCACCTTTTTGTCGTCCATCGCTCTACACTTTCAgttccattctctctttccttcctatcCCACTGTATGTCGCCGCCTTGCCCAGGTGGGGGCAGACTAGTCTCTTGGGAGACCTGATAAGGCTAGTCTGGAGACCTGAGCGCAAAGCGCAGACCCAGAAACGCAGAACCGTTTGATGGTGGCAGGTCAAACAGTCGTGTACCCTGATCTGGGAAACAGCTGTCGGCCTGGCCTGCCTCATTTTCACGAGGATGAGAGCGGCTCCAGCACAGCTGCCGCAGATTTGATGCTCAAGGTCGctaagaaggaagagaggcaggggcTTCAACGGACCCGGAGCCTCTGGCATGGCATCTATTCAGCAGCACGGGTTATAACCTACCTTCTGGCCCCTTGAGGGCTAATGGGTTATGAAATGTAAAAACTgacaaggggagaaaaaaagaacccaagaAACCTTGAAGTGGTCAATCTTTAGACCTGCTGGAGCGACCTCTGGACCGACAACGGAGCTCCCAGATACGGCTGCTGAAAGGTGAGGTCACTGCCATCCAGCGAACCCTCCTCCCGTGTGCTTGCctcacttttctgtttcttctaggaAAGCCTAAAGAGAGAAAGTCTAACCAACCTCTAACAGGGAAGTCTAAACTCATCCTTTGGATTCTAAGTGAGCTCCAATCCATGTTTCACCACACGCCCTCGCCCACTGCAGAGCGGACTCGGTTGTCTGTCAGGATCCGATGCCAACCACGCTGGAATCCCTCCTACATATGACCAAAGATATGCCTTTCCCTCCTGTGCCTGTGCTACTCAGATCCAGAAGCTCTTACACTCCCACTTTAAAGCCACACGTTGCTATTCAGTTCGATAGAGCAGTCTCTTACCACCTGACACCCTTTCTATCCAACATTCACCCAACTGCTTCGTCTCCTTCCAATCTCTTAAAACCGTGGATCTGGGAATCCTTTCCCTCACCTGAGGGCCCGGCTCAGCTTGTCGTAATTCATCTGCGGTTTGCACTTCCTGCGGCCCCAGAGGCGGGCCACCTCGTCCGGGTCCTTGATGACAAACTCGCCGTACTCCCCCTGCTGCCAGGCGATGACGTGGCGGAACTCTTCCTTCTGCAGCAGCTCCAGGATGAAGTGCCACAGCTGGATCTGCCGGGAGCCTGGGGACGACTCGGTTTTGTAGGCCCAGTCGGGAAACTGATACCCTTTAATGTGAAAAGGGCAAGATCAAGGTAGTCAGGAGTCGGGCACACACCTATCAGTATCCCCGACCTCGCACCCCGACGCTCAGAATCTCGGGAGTGCTGTGCAAACATGCCATAAACACCCCCTCGGTCGGCTGGGGCTGACacaacaggggaggggagagcaaagGCGCGTCACCTTCCCTGGGGCAATCATCTGATCTGCTAGAGCTGGACTGGCGCACCAAGGTGTCCCAACCTGTCGCCCTTTCCTACGCTACTAAATCTCACACCTACTTTCCACGAGGGCATGAGAGTTCCAACAGAAACAAACGGGAAAGACAAACTAACGTTTTAGGAAAACAGAGCTGAAAGACCCCttaccctgcccccccccccccccccgggtggaGCTGTGTCTCCAACAGGGAGGAGACTCAAGCCCGGGATAAAGGTGTGGTGACCAGACACGTTACATATACTTTCATAAGAAACAAGCCCACAACTGTGCCGGCGGTACCCACCCAGTCAGGCTGTCTGGTCACAGCCTGACATCTGTGAACAGGGAGAGCCCCAGTGGAGAGAAAAGGAACCCCGGGAGGAACGTTCCAGGTACATCAGAGATGATTAACTTTTGCTCACCTCCACCTCCTTCTGGCTTTTCCACGATGCTACAGCCTGCTTTCATTTTCACACTCCTGCTGAGAGACACAAGCCACATCAATTACTTTAAGGTGCTATTTGTTTATTATCCTCCCAACGTTTTCCGGCACAGCCttttccccaccttccttccctgtcttccctcCTTACGTAGCCCACTTTCTTTCGAATAGGTCACCTCCAAACTGCTAATCCCCAAGTCATCGAATGATGGTCCTCGGGTCATCGGCTTCAAAGGCCATAATTACCTCTCACCTGACTTCAAACCACAAAGTGCAAACACCGTCTTTAGTATTTGCTTTCTTCCCCCAGACCGGCCCttcagatgtaaaaaaaaaaaaaaaaaaaaaaaaaaaaaggaagagtgcCGTGAAATGGGTCCAGAGAGGCAGCAAAACAACCCAAACCGTTCTCTTCGATTACCAGACAGGCCCAGATGCCAAGACACACATGCCTGAGTTCACCCAGATGTACCAGTTTAAAAGGGTGAAAAAAATCCAAGTCCCTGTGCCACTCAAGAAAACATCTGATTTTGATTTATTTCGAATTATATGAGACGGGAGAAGGAAACTCCTCCCATTCGGAGACTGCCCCCTCCTTCTTGAAAAACACCGTGGGATACAGGAAGTAAACACACCACATGTACAGTTACGTTACTTGGAGAAGTATTTTTACATCTTCTCCCTTTAACGGGGAGGGGAGAAGGCGGGCATTTCTGAGAAGCTTCTGTTGGGGAGGTGGAGGAGACTGGCTGATCTGAACTCATTCCACCCAGACTTACAGCTCCTCGATAAGTTTCCTGTTCCTGGCAGCAAGCAGCTTTGTGTCGGTCAACCCTTTAGcaaaaaggagggaggggtgaaGCTGCCTCAGGGAGATGCgggctggagggggcagggccacACTCTCGGTTCCCCAGGGTGGATGACAGGGCCGCAGCACCCACATCAACAAGAGCGCTCAAGGCCGGAATGTAGGTGCCTCAATGGcctcagggtggggtggggtgggggcgagTTCCTGATCTTGGAAATTTCATCTAACCAGAATTCCTCTAGATCCTTTGAGCTCTTTTTCTCACCATATACGTTAGGATAATCAGTAAGTTTCAGTCTATAAAACGACCAGGGAAGGAGGGCGACAGAAACACcccaaaggaaggagaaaacagacacaaacacagacacgCAGTCCCACACACAAGATACACAATAACAAGGCCTCAGAGCTCAGAGGCCAGCGCTTCCTCTCCGGGCTGCTCCTATCTCCGCGACCGCGACGGAGGAAAAACACTGCTCTCCGCCGCTCCAGGAAGCTGCCCCGGACTCTGAGCCCCGGATCGCTCCGTCGGAACGCGGGGCCCCCATTCTGCCGCAGGAATGCCCTCCAACCGCAAGACTCGGGGGTGCAAGTCCCGCCGCGGCAAGGACCTGACCAGGAACCTTCCTCCCGACCCCCCGGCTCCCCGATCGCCCCCTCGCAGGAGCCCGGAGACGCCTCTCCCTGCCGCCCACAGAGTCCCCGCGAGGCCGCTCGTCGCACGTCTGCAACCTCCGCGGGCCCTCGCCCTTCCACAGCTCGCGGCCCGCCCGGGAGGGCGAGGCGCGCCGAGGCCGGCGCTGCGGCTCCGCGGCTGCGGGGTCCCGGCCCCCGGAGcctgtctccctcctgcctccgGCCAAGCCGGCCTCGCCCCGGGGCCCCGCGGAGCCACCACACGAACGCGCTCCGGCTCCCCTCACACCCCGGGGCCCTGCCGCCCCCGCGCTGCCGGCGGCCCGGCCGGGCCTGTGCGTGGCCCGCTGGGCGGCCCGACCCCGGGGATGCCGCCCGCGAGGCTCCGGGTCGGCCCGCCAAGGCCCGGCGACGAGGCCGGGGCTCACCTCTCCCCGGCGCGGCCCGTCTTCGCTCCGGTCTCCTCCGCGGCGTCTCCGGCTCCTCCTCATCCACCCCAGCAGGAAGTGACCTCGGCGGCCGCTGTCGTCACTTCCGCTCAGGGCAGGGGGCGGGAAACGGGGCGGTGCCGTCCGGCCGGGCTCCCCGCCTGGGCCGCGCCCCCGTCCTTCTCGTCTCCGCAGACGCCGACTTCCGCCGCGGCCGtcgccccgcccccgcgcgcTCCCCCTCCCGGGCGCCGCGTCACGCCGCGGGGACACGTCACGCAcgctggcggggggcggggtggcgcGGGCGGGTCGGGGGAGCCGCGCGAGGGGGCGGGCCGGGCTGGGCCGTcgcgcgcgggggggggggggtggcgtgcGGCAGATCCCCCGCGAGAGTCGGGGCGCCCTGCCCGCCGAGGGGCCTCTCCGAGCCCGGGGGAGGGTCGCCGCGGGGACCTTAGGGGCGGGCCGCGTCCGGTCCTGCTGTCCGGAGCCCGCTGGCTCGCCTCCTCCCTAGGTCGTTCTTGTCGCAGGGATAGTTCGCTGTGCGGGGCCTCGGGCAGGTGGACCCCGCCTCCCCCAGCCGCGCGCGGGTGCGGGCCTGTGtcaccgggggggggggcgggggggggggagtgggcggtcgggaagggaggaggaaggccgGATAAGAGCGGCAGCCCCGGAGGAGGGACCCGGGACTGAAGGGGAGTTGACCGACCGGCGTGTGGGGTCAGAAGAGGACACTTCGTGTTGTCCTGGTGTTCCCCTGGTGCCTTGACATACCCAGGCCACAGACGCGTGGGGACGTCAGCATCCCGTGTTGGAAAAGGTGGCTTCCACTTGTGAATTTGCCACTAGCCATTCTCTAGCTGTTGATCGATTAACTGGACCTCAGGttgccttttttgtttaaaaaagaaaggatggggcacctgggtggctcagtgggttgagcttctgactcttgatttcagctcaggtcagcccCGGTCCCGCTCCGTGCGCGGCGTGGAGGCTGCTGaagagtctttctctccctctaccctgttcccccattctgtctctctctctctctctctctcaaaaacaatcacccccccaaaacaaaaaccacaaaaggaCAATAGCATTGAGGATGTAAGGTCTTTTCTAGTTAGAAAAGGCTACGATGTAGGTGAATAAAATGAGCACAATTTTAGTGCCATAGAGACGATTACCAATATTACCAATACCTGCAGCTATACCCTGAGCTCTTTGTAAGGAACTGTCTACAATCTTTTGTATCTTCTACATAGTACCTAGAACAATGTCTTACACGTAAGTATCAGATGTTTGGttgaacattctttttaaaatcatttaagcGGAATGATGTAAATTGTTGGATCCTAGTGCCTTCatgt harbors:
- the ETV3 gene encoding ETS translocation variant 3 isoform X2, with product MKAGCSIVEKPEGGGGYQFPDWAYKTESSPGSRQIQLWHFILELLQKEEFRHVIAWQQGEYGEFVIKDPDEVARLWGRRKCKPQMNYDKLSRALRYYYNKRILHKTKGKRFTYKFNFNKLVMPNYPFINIRSSDGSLIPVQENRLYLVSDQPINTVFLWSCVLRQRNLIVILQILSSQRKVGRNLKNQSGGVAGRLYC